A single window of Aspergillus puulaauensis MK2 DNA, chromosome 5, nearly complete sequence DNA harbors:
- a CDS encoding uncharacterized protein (COG:T;~EggNog:ENOG410PKHA;~InterPro:IPR019826,IPR002018,IPR029058;~MEROPS:MER0033188;~PFAM:PF00135;~SECRETED:SignalP(1-19)) yields the protein MRLPLLSTFALVGYQQVSALSSLSVDTTSGRAYGLVNGSAPDVAQFLGIPYGEAPVGELRFRPPQRKRRVRAIDATQPAGLCPQYHEDKENYPSVYTYDAPWLQPWGNWTEDCLNLNIWTPYDLDSTTEPLPVIIWIFGGGFYEGGLDTLAMDPSQWIQRSQSHIVVAINARVNIFGFPNSRGLDEEGLNLNVGLLDQRSAVEWVRDNIEAFGGDLSKMVLWGQSSGSASTDYYNYAYPEDPIVGGYIQHSGSVFATGQSKDAQMLNFSTVAQNVGCSNLSAKDELRCMQLNASAVDIIDFWQQYNLEHSDGQLSFTTIVDGVTKFPDYTERANAGNYSKLPAISGTNYNEMASLIDWPGNAGPNLTELRIETLGHQQCPANYNSRIRFETNSTTFRYLNNASFPNISPRPWEGAYHTSELPLLFGTFKRYGNLPPSVLEYNTSANWQDLYVAFARDPVGALPAAGWPAWTPTGKVLMWNPKTNGTTIAVSQLIDAEEVATPCNDITWSIQTP from the exons ATGCGCCTTCCACTTCTTTCCACGTTTGCCCTTGTTGGCTACCAGCAGGTCAGCGCCCTGTCTAGCCTAAGCGTCGACACAACCTCTGGCAGAGCATACGGGCTTGTCAACGGTTCAGCTCCAGATGTCGCTCAATTCCTTGGAATACCGTATGGCGAGGCGCCTGTAGGCGAGTTACGCTTTCGCCCTCCCCAGAGGAAGCGGCGTGTGAGAGCCATTGATGCTACCCAGCCGGCCGGGCTGTGCCCCCAATATCATGAGGACAAGGAGAACTATCCGTCTGTCTATACATACGATGCACCATGGTTGCAGCCGTGGGGCAACTGGACTGAAGATTGCCTCAATCTGAACATCTGGACCCCTTATGACCTGGACTCGACAACAGAGCCCTTGCCTGTCATCATTTGGATCTTCGGTGGCGGATTCTACGAAGGAGGCCTGGACACTCTAGCTATGGATCCATCGCAGTGGATACAACGATCTCAGTCGCATATAGTTGTCGCTATCAA TGCACGCGTGAACATATTCGGGTTCCCCAACAGCAGAGGCCTGGACGAAGAAGGCTTGAACCTCAATGTAGGCCTGCTAGACCAGCGCTCTGCCGTTGAATGGGTTCGCGACAACATCGAGGCGTTCGGTGGTGACCTATCGAAAATGGTTCTCTGGGGCCAGAGCAGTGGTTCTGCCAGCACGGACTACTACAACTATGCGTATCCCGAGGACCCCATTGTCGGTGGCTATATCCAGCATTCTGGGAGTGTATTCGCAACGGGCCAGAGCAAGGATGCCCAGATGCTGAATTTCTCCACTGTTGCGCAGAACGTCGGGTGTTCGAATCTATCAGCCAAGGATGAGCTGCGCTGTATGCAGCTGAATGCCAGTGCAGTCGATATCATTGACTTCTGGCAGCAGTATAATCTTGAGCACTCGGATGGGCAGTTGTCATTCACGACGATAGTGGACGGTGTCACGAAATTCCCAGACTACACCGAGCGAGCCAACGCTGGCAACTACTCGAAGCTG CCGGCAATATCTGGCACGAACTATAACGAGATGGCATCGCTTATAGACTGGCCAGGCAACGCAGGGCCCAACTTGACTGAGCTCCGTATCGAGACACTCGGCCACCAGCAATGTCCAGCTAACTATAACTCGCG AATCCGGTTTGAAACGAACTCCACAACCTTCCGCTATCTCAACAACGCCTCTTTCCCGAATATCTCGCCCCGGCCATGGGAAGGCGCCTACCACACGTCAGAGCTGCCTCTGCTGTTCGGAACGTTTAAGCGATATGGAAACTTGCCTCCGTCGGTGCTGGAATACAATACTTCAGCAAATTGGCAGGATCTCTATGTGGCCTTCGCACGCGACCCTGTTGGTGCGTTGCCTGCAGCTGGTTGGCCTGCGTGGACACCGACAGGGAAGGTCTTGATGTGGAATCCCAAGACGAATGGGACGACAATTGCTGTTTCCCAGCTTATTGATGCGGAAGAGGTTGCTACACCTTGTAATGATATTACCTGGAGTATTCAGACGCCGTAA
- the STB4_2 gene encoding uncharacterized protein (COG:K;~EggNog:ENOG410PMJU;~InterPro:IPR036864,IPR007219,IPR001138;~PFAM:PF00172,PF04082;~TransMembrane:2 (o252-270i422-440o);~go_function: GO:0000981 - DNA-binding transcription factor activity, RNA polymerase II-specific [Evidence IEA];~go_function: GO:0003677 - DNA binding [Evidence IEA];~go_function: GO:0008270 - zinc ion binding [Evidence IEA];~go_process: GO:0006351 - transcription, DNA-templated [Evidence IEA];~go_process: GO:0006355 - regulation of transcription, DNA-templated [Evidence IEA]; binds Sin3p in two-hybrid assay): MLERQRVWRACQACRRKKVKCDGEHPCQGCSRNQAECVYVEPGSNTRLADPQYVLKLESRIQLMEQTLRQQSASQHNREAPTDQPGSTRDTTYPLPTELIDTSDVLPRFSPKANDSSFLDGIVLDNPGVLPEDSRAATQPAQADVAQLPEPLLQALIDIFYSSYYPIFPIIHRGEFQQQYDRWLSAPPNDTDHDGFSFLLYALLAVAASAMPADHVVFNQPGLETYKQEDLGGLLYAYAASKCAVLLSPRPGLHAINLVVALGLLSIYLIENGRVSEAWTVVGNAIRLYQSLDLQECADTLADMDTVSTPDNVWWCLYILDCSLSTALSKPLAIDAADDDRSTLTLEAGTDPWFSVIADFHITISRIYKSVRKIRRSRSSHDPKLWDALRTRVEGYDTELEEYYTKQVVPRMEDPSRQVRPLALQSIAVSSYYIGVVLLYRTCIERFDVAGPESFLRCAEAASNCIRATPQVMATVPPSHFVIQQSRAVYASAKVLLHCMRLVRNTSFNSRAWSDVEAGFDMLQTVNVQWPQIKQYQQLTKEDMHQTQIDFNRHELFHGIFDRYCRSDKRDRQHESPRSTNTTEIYQADSSESDRIYCAADTDSVKIAQGVLSSKRGQEGQPDGREPKQQKLNFQPYNLSTSSTTELPVLHGPDDYVTASPPVDIDHFLLPDFPALSSGDLSETFFEDTALISSLD; the protein is encoded by the exons ATGCTTGAGCGCCAGAGAGTTTGGCGTGCTTGTCAAGCATGCCGCCGCAAAAAGGTCAAATGCGATGGAGAGCACCCCTGTCAGGGCTGCAGTCGCAACCAGGCAGAATGTGTCTATGTTGAGCCCGGCAGCAATACCAGGCTGGCAGACCCCCA ATACGTCCTGAAGCTTGAGAGCCGGATTCAATTAATGGAACAGACGCTGCGACAGCAGTCGGCCAGCCAGCATAACAGGGAGGCTCCTACAGACCAACCAGGGTCTACCCGTGATACCACATATCCTCTTCCGACAGAGCTTATAGATACATCTGATGTGCTACCGCGGTTCTCTCCCAAAGCGAACGACAGTAGTTTCCTAGACGGAATAGTTCTTGACAACCCTGGCGTTTTGCCCGAAGATAGCAGGGCTGCCACTCAGCCAGCTCAAGCAGACGTCGCGCAATTGCCAGAGCCTCTGCTGCAAGCTCTGATTGACATATTCTATTCCTCGTATTATCCGATCTTCCCTATCATCCATCGGGGTGAGTTTCAGCAGCAATACGACCGCTGGCTATCCGCTCCTCCCAATGACACTGACCACGACGGCTTTTCGTTTCTTTTGTACGCGCTGCTCGCAGTGGCCGCGTCGGCCATGCCGGCAGACCATGTGGTCTTTAACCAGCCAGGGCTGGAGACCTACAAGCAGGAGGACCTGGGTGGTCTGTTGTACGCTTATGCAGCTTCGAAATGTGCTGTGCTGCTATCCCCGCGACCGGGTCTGCATGCAATCAACCTTGTCGTTGCACTCGGTCTTCTCAGCATTTATCTTATTGAGAATGGCAGGGTAAGCGAAGCATGGACCGTCGTGGGAAATGCAATTCGTCTATATCAAAGCCTGGATCTTCAAGAATGTGCGGATACACTGGCCGATATGGACACTGTTTCGACACCCGATAATGTCTGGTGGTGTTTGTATATTCTGGATTGCTCTCTATCAACGGCGCTCTCCAAGCCATTAGCGATCgatgctgctgatgatgatcGGTCGACACTGACCCTCGAGGCCGGCACAGACCCCTGGTTCTCGGTCATTGCAGACTTCCATATCACCATCAGCCGCATCTACAAGTCAGTGCGGAAGATCCGAAGGTCTCGCTCTTCTCATGATCCGAAGCTGTGGGATGCACTGCGGACACGCGTTGAGGGCTATGACACCGAACTGGAAGAGTACTATACCAAGCAGGTCGTGCCGAGGATGGAAGATCCCAGTCGACAAGTACGGCCGCTGGCGCTGCAGTCTATTGCGGTGTCTTCTTACTATATTGGCGTCGTCCTTCTCTACCGCACTTGCATTGAACGGTTTGACGTCGCGGGACCCGAATCGTTTCTACGCTGCGCTGAAGCTGCATCTAACTGTATAAGAGCCACGCCGCAAGTGATGGCCACCGTGCCTCCTAGTCATTTTGTGATCCAGCAAAGTCGCGCTGTCTATGCTAGTGCTAAGGTCCTTTTGCATTGCATGCGACTGGTCCGGAATACGAGTTTCAATAGCAGGGCCTGGTCCGATGTCGAGGCGGGCTTTGATATGCTGCAGACGGTCAACGTCCAGTGGCCCCAGATCAAACAATACCAGCAGCTCACCAAGGAGGATATGCACCAGACGCAGATTGACTTCAACAGGCATGAGCTGTTCCACGGGATATTCGATCGATATTGTCGGAGTGATAAGAGGGACCGGCAACATGAGTCACCACGATCTACCAATACTACCGAAATATACCAGGCAGACTCATCCGAATCAGACAGAATATACTGTGCAGCTGATACGGACTCAGTAAAGATAGCACAGGGTGTCCTATCATCTAAGCGTGGCCAGGAAGGACAGCCTGATGGCCGGGAACCAAAACAGCAAAAGCTGAACTTTCAACCATATAATCTCTCTACAAGCTCGACAACTGAGCTGCCTGTGCTTCACGGGCCAGACGATTATGTTACAGCAAGTCCACCAGTGGATATTGACCATTTTCTGCTCCCCGACTTCCCAGCCCTATCATCAGGAGACTTATCCGAGACCTTCTTTGAAGATACAGCCCTGATATCGTCCCTTgattaa
- the BNA1_3 gene encoding 3-hydroxyanthranilate 3,4-dioxygenase (COG:E;~EggNog:ENOG410PKSR;~InterPro:IPR014710,IPR011051,IPR010329;~PFAM:PF06052;~go_function: GO:0000334 - 3-hydroxyanthranilate 3,4-dioxygenase activity [Evidence IEA];~go_function: GO:0005506 - iron ion binding [Evidence IEA];~go_process: GO:0055114 - oxidation-reduction process [Evidence IEA]) produces MGSTSESQPSIPGPILLSSWISANSDSLQPPVNNRCLYAGKDFILMAVGGPNARNDYHINETEEWFYQLKGDMLLRIVENGSHFRDIVIQEGETFLLPGDTPHCPVRYKDTIGLVMERTRPSGSIDHNRWYFLNKEAHQDAPTIIREEAFHCEDIESQLKEVIEDWMGNESSRKCGSCGAISPAQ; encoded by the exons ATGGGTTCTACATCAGAATCTCAGCCCTCTATCCCTGGACCTATTCTGTTGTCGTCGTGGATATCTGCAAACTCAGACAGCTTGCAACCTCCAGTGAACAATCGATGTCTGTATGCGGGAAAGGATTTCATATtgatggctgttgggggACCGAATGCCAGAAATGACTATCATA TCAACGAAACAGAG GAGTGGTTCTACCAGCTCAAAGGTGATATGTTGCTCAGAATCGTCGAGAATGGGAGTCACTTCCGCGACATTGTGATTCAGGAAGGCGAAACATTTCTTCTGCCTG GGGACACACCCCACTGTCCAGTCCGGTATAAAGACACGATAGGCCTGGTCATGGAACGGACTCGCCCATCTGGCAGCATAGACCACAACCGGTGGTATTTTCTTAACAAGGAGGCCCATCAGGATGCCCCTACCATTATCCGCGAAGAGGCATTCCACTGCGAAGACATCGAGTCACAGCTGAAGGAAGTTATTGAGGACTGGATGGGAAACGAGAGCAGCCGAAAGTGCGGCAGTTGCGGAGCCATTTCTCCTGCCCAGTAG
- a CDS encoding amidohydrolase family protein (COG:E;~EggNog:ENOG410Q2DF;~InterPro:IPR006680,IPR032466,IPR032465;~PFAM:PF04909;~go_function: GO:0016787 - hydrolase activity [Evidence IEA];~go_function: GO:0016831 - carboxy-lyase activity [Evidence IEA]), with product MPPSLPDFSRCQSDSKEDGQEWINLRPHNPPNTSEQNGAKSSKVDMFVGDQFFRTVEPNCFDPAARIAEMDATGVDVQVLSTVPILFAYEKPVKPAAEMARHLNDHIASVCHDHPRRFVGLATVPLQDVNSAVVELHRAKTVLGLKGVEIGTEINGRPLDSPEFAPFWKACEDLDIPVFVHPLGYEFQRENKSRWGSYWSAWLIGMPSETALAMHALFSSGVLVRHPKLRFCFAHAGGAYLPLLGRIRHGYDCRPDLVAHSSRGIAPQDYLRPSQCNVWIDSLVHDPDLLQYICKKIGSERIIMGSDYPFPLGEMPVPGEMLASDERVRAFLTPRDREQMLAGNAIEFLGLGDMFPVEQSKSLPSAQRMPISN from the exons ATGCCACCATCATTACCTGATTTCTCGAGATGCCAAAGTGACTCCAAGGAGGATGGTCAAGAATGGATAAACCTTCGTCCACATAATCCTCCAAACACGAGCGAGCAGAATGGCGCAAAATCCAGCAAAGTGGACATGTTCGTGGGCGATCAATTCTTTCGGACAGTAGAGCCCAACTGCTTCGATCCGGCTGCGCGCATCGCCGAAATGGATGCCACAGGAGTGGATGTCCAGGTGCTCAGTACAGTACCCATTCTGTTCGCATACGAGAAGCCCGTCAAGCCTGCTGCGGAGATGGCCCGGCACTTGAACGACCATATCGCGTCCGTCTGCCATGACCATCCCCGTCGATTTGTGGGCTTGGCTACCGTGCCATTGCAGGACGTGAACAGTGCCGTTGTTGAGTTGCACCGCGCAAAGACTGTCCTAGGGCTAAAGGGCGTCGAGATCGGGACTGAGATTAATGGGCGGCCTCTGGACAGCCCGGAATTCGCACCCTTTTGGAAAGCCTGCGAGGATTTGGATATCCCGGTCTTTGTCCACCCTCTGGGATATGAGTTCCAGCGAGAGAACAAAAGTAGATGGGGGAGTTACTGGTCTGCGTGGTTGATTGGGAT GCCTAGCGAGACTGCCCTAGCAATGCACGCACTATTTTCCTCCGGAGTTCTGGTACGGCATCCAAAGCTGCGTTTCTGTTTTGCACACGCCGGTGGTGCTTACCTGCCGCTGCTCGGACGCATCCGACATGGATACGACTGTCGTCCAGACCTGGTGGCTCACAGCTCCCGGGGAATAGCTCCACAGGACTACCTGCGGCCGTCCCAGTGCAATGTCTGGATCGACAGTCTGGTGCATGACCCGGATCTGTTGCAGTATATCTGCAAGAAGATCGGCTCGGAGAGAATCATCATGGGCAGCGACTACCCCTTCCCACTCGGCGAGATGCCGGTCCCAGGCGAGATGTTGGCAAGCGACGAACGGGTTCGCGCCTTTCTGACACCGCGAGACAGGGAGCAGATGCTGGCAGGCAATGCGATTGAGTTCTTGGGGCTGGGCGATATGTTTCCGGTCGAGCAGTCCAAGTCTTTGCCATCGGCCCAACGGATGCCCATTTCAAATTAG